The genomic region TAGCATACATATCAACAAGAGCACTCCTCACATATACATCAGCTTCAACTCCAATCACCAATGCATAAGCATGTATCTCCTTACCACACCGCAAGTTTGTCACAGCTGCACAAGCAGGCAAGAGGCTACTGATTGTAGCCGGAGTTGGCAATATTCCACTATCCAGCATCTGCTTAAATGTGTGAAAAGCCTTACTATTCTGAAAATTCTTCACAAACCCAGATATAACCGAAGTCCACGACACAACATCAGGTTCAATCCCATCCACGGGCATCAACTTAAACAGCCTAGACGCCATTGCCTCATCACCCTTCTGCGAAAACCCAGCAACCAAAGTGTTCCAAGTAATCAAATTAGCCTTAATCCCCACCACCTGCATTTCCTCCAACAAAACCAATGCTTCATCCGCCATGCCACGCTGACAAAACCCCGAAACAACAGCATTCAAAGCCACCGAGTCTTTATCAACCATCATATCAAAAACCCGCCGCGCCTTCTCCACTCTCCCATTCTTCGAGTACATGTCAATAATTGCACTACTAACAAAAGCATCAAACTCAAACGCGTGCCTGAGCACAACAGCATGAAGCTTCTCACCGGTTCCGACATCAGACAAATGCCCACATGCCTTGAGAACACTGGGAATAACAATCCTATTGGGTCTACAACCCTCTCTTTGCATCTCACTGAACACATCCATTGCCTGCTGGTAAAACCCAGAGCGAGCGTAGGCTCCGATCAGAGCAAACCAGCGGCGTATGTTCGTCTTGGGAATTCCATCGAACAGGTTCCGGGCTTGGGTTAGTTGGCCGCAGGCAGAGTATAGAGCAATGAGCTTGGAGGCGAAATGGGTCAGACGGGCCAACCCGGTGGTGATCAAATGGGCGTGGAGTAGTCTTGCTGAGTTCAGTTCACGATCACGGGAGTAGATTCCGATCAGCTTTGTGTACAGGTCAGGCGAGGATTGAAAAGCACGGTGGGTGAAGGGAGTCATTGGAATAGTGAGCGTAAAGGGCGGGAAGATGAGTGTGATTTGGTTTCATGTAAAGAGAATGACTATGCCATGCATTCTTCTGAATTTTCCTTATGACTATTGGTATGAACATGTCCTATTTCAGTGACAGACGATTTTATAGCCATTAATTGAAACCAACAAAACGTCCAAGGTATCTATGATAATTTGAACTGTTTAGAAAAGTAAATGAAAAACATAGTTGAGATACCGGAGGTAATTAAATCAAATTACTAGCACGAAGTGATACAAATGTGGTGAAAGGCGAGCTTCTATATGGTAGAAATGTGTGAGACAATTTTAAGGATAAAAAAACTAATAAAAATAACTTCCTTCAAATTTGATGTTTTCTCAAGATTTTAATAACTCTATATGTAATTCTATTAATTACAAAATTATTTATAGAAAAATGATAGATGTCATGACTTTCCTTCGTTCTCATGTATGAGTGTGATACTATATTTTGAATAAATGAATATTATCATTTCATCTTATATGATTTTAGTTTGAAATTACTCATACATGTAAAGATGAGTACAATATTATTCATTCTAATTCAAATGAGACAACATATTTAATCGTATGAAATTAAATCATATGTGTTAATATTTACTCAATAAACTCAACTTTTAAGACCTCTCTAGTCGATCTCTACATATCAGGCAGAAACAACTATTCATATTTACGTTTTTAATAAGTACTTGATATTCTTTTTTTTTACAATTAGAACTTGACATTTTGAGGCCTCTTCTACTATGGCGGAAATAACTATACATATTTATTTTTTCAACTCAGAAAATAGAGAAATGCCCCCACAAAATTGGGAGAAATAATATAGCCAATTTTCCACAGCTAACAAAATCTAACCGTTCATTGGGCTCAACAGATACGAACACCGGAGACACCCGTATCATCATCGATTTCCCAGACCGCCCAACACACAGAGCCACCCAACCCAATCGCCATATACAAAGCTTAAGCTTAGCTTCTAGGGACATGAAAGTAATTAACCACTCCAGAATCTAGTTTCACCAAGAACATGCATGGATTTCTGGCTCTTCTGCCACAACCCCACACCCTCTATTTCTTCAACCTCTCTTCTTCAAGATCCCTTCTCTACCTCCAAATCAGACCCAAATCCTCCGCACCCAATTTGGGTTACCCTTCAAAAACCAACCTGAATCTCGTCGTCTTGTCTTCCCACTCTTCGAGTTTCTCAAGTTTCAGTAGCAAACGACGACGCTTTGTTACGAGAGCGAGCCGCAGGGAGTCTCCTTACGAAGTTCTGGGAGTGTCTCCTTCTGCTACTGATGTGGAGATCAAGAAGGCCTATCGCAAACTTGCTCTTAAGTATCACCCAGATGTTAATAAAGAGGTTCGGGTTTCAAGTTCGAATTTTTATTTTTTGGTACCTGGTTTGTTTTCTTGTTTGGTTTTACTGAAAATGCAAAGAGTTTAATTGAGTTATCTAGTTAGCTCCTTCGTAATCGGAATTTGAAAGAAGTCTTTGCTGGAGTTCTGGTCATAAAATACATGAAAAGTGTTAGCCAATTGTAGAAACTAATATTGTTGATTAGGAAAAGCAATTACATTCTTGACATTGTTGAGGCTATAAGCCTATAATGCCAATCCAATTTTGTGTTTATGACAGCAACTGTCCAAGCACATCATTTTGTTTGCTAAATTTTTAACTGTGTGTTGTGCTCTTCGAAATTTCAAATTTTCACTATATTCAATATTTTCATTGCTTGGGAGTGTAGTCAGTCAGGGTAGTGGATGTCAATTGGTATTCTGATTCTGTGGTTTTAGCATATGGATTTTATCTGTAGTGATTTGAACTTCTAGTATAGTTTTGCTGGTCTAACTTTTCTATGCTGTACAGGCAAATGCGCAGGAGAAATTTATGAGGATTAAACATGCGTATAGTACATTGCTGAGTTCAAAATCTCGGGGGAAATATGACTCTAGTTATGGATCTGACTATTCCTATTCTGGATCTCAAAGAAGCCAAAGGAAGAAGGCTCCAGAGGAAGAAGAGTTTTATGGATTCGGTAAGTGATTAGTAAACTTAAGTGCTTGTGGAAAACATGTCTGCTCTTTTACATAAATATTTTCATTGTGAATCAGTCTAGCTCAATACCAAATATTTTTCATTAAAAAATGACATGTTGCCATTCAAGTATCAACCTTGGCAATTATGAGTGAAGATTTTAATAATTGGATCAGTCATTAAGCTATCTTTTGGGCTAACTGCCATTCAAATCTGTAATATTTATCCAAATAAATGGCTTCTTCAGAGAAGTAACGTGTCTGATAGACCAAGATATTGTACCTAGGAGTCTAGGACCAATCTATTATTAGGTAAATATTAGTATGTTCTTATTATTAAGCCCTTCATTGTGCAGGTAATTTTGTGAGGGATGTTCAAATTACAATAGGTAGATAACTCTGTGAGACATCAGACAGGCCTTAATGTTTGCTTGCATTGCCTCATGTCTCAGCAAGCATCAATTTCATTTATCCTTTCTATGTAAGTAAGATTATAGCGTGACAAGGTTTTTTGGTGCTACAGAGGACTTCTTTAGAGATATTCAAGCAGAATTCCAGAACTGGGAAGAAAGTGCTTCTAAACAAGGAAAGCCAAGGAGTCTGTGGGAGGAACTGTCGGTATGATATTATAAATTTCTCGCTGTACTTGAAAACATGACCATGTTAATCTGTCTCCTTGTTGTTTAGATTTATGATACATGTATGCAAATACCAAGGTAGCAGGGAAACCTCACGTATATTCTGTATTTACTATTTACACACATTGCAGGAAATTGGAGAAGAATTTGTGGAATTTCTCGAGAAAGAACTCAACATAACGGATCCGGAGGTTGAACCAAATAACATCAATGAAGGGCCTGAGAAGGGCAATCCGTCCAGAAATTCTGGGACAGAGAGAATGGGAAGTGCAAGTAAAAAGGAATCCACCCCGGGGGCTAGTATTGAAGAGAATATTGATGAGATAGAAGCTACTCTTGCTCAGTTGAAAAAGGAATTGGGATTGTAGCACAGAAAAGCAGCTTTTCAATTCTTTAGGAAACGTTTTGATAAGATGGAGGGGAAGAAAATAGGATAAGAAAAGGCAGAGGTAGAGGATTGATCTAATACTTTCAATCTTGGACAAATGATAGAAGGTTCTCAAGTCAAAAGAAAAAATTATTTCAGTATTCTTCAATTTCATATCAGGGCACCATGTAGAGTAAGATTACAGTGTTTTGCTTCCAAGAGTGTTTAGGCTTGTATTGAAGCATATGGTTATGATTTCTCTTGTATTCAGATGTGGATATATGAAAATCAAGTGCTGTTCTAAGGATTGTTACGCTGAAGCTTGGTCCTCGATATACTTGTATCAGTTGTCTGTATCCTCGACAGTCCCCATGCTTCTATGTCATTAAATTACATTTTTTCTTACTTGGTATTGTTCCTTCCAAGTACCAAAGTTTTGTTGCGTTTTGGTTGTGATCATTGGGTGGACAGTGTTATGGTCGAGTGCAGTAGGAACGTGTTCTTGTTTTTTCAACTACTGTGCCCAGATGATCCTGCAACTTACATACTGCTATCAGATGTGTTGTTGACAAGAGGCTAGAGGCTAGTGGGATAATACTGCAGGATTATGGAGCTCATGTGTATTTGTTATAGTTGGATTTGATCAACAAAGGCGATATGTTTTCTTTAACTCTCTTTTTAGAGCCAGAGGTATGATGTGACCTGCAAGAAGCTCTGTGTTGCTTGGACCAGGGAAGGGATACTACTTTTTCACAAACAATATCTGACCCAGGATTTTCATTTTTTCCCAATTAGGAGGATCCCAAAAGACGCAAATCCATTTGTGATGGAATGCAACGTGTGTTTGATGTTTCTTTTACAATCAGAAGTGTTCCCAAGCTTGAGGCAAAGGAAAAGGAAGATATATGGTTAGTGCATGACTTGGTCAATTTCTATTTCAGGAAATAACCATTCTTGTGTTGCATGTGAAAATGGAGCCCGTAAACACACCACCCTAATTGACTTGTGGATCTTGTTGGTCGTTTAGGCAAGAACCTCGGAAGAAAATGGCAAAACTCCATAATAAGTAGAGGACATCCAGAGACCAGAATCATTTCGAGGACATCCAGAGACCAGAATCATTTCTACAGCAGAGGCACTAGTCCAAGAAACCCTTTTGAATTGAAGAACTATGGCTCAACTCGAACGTCCGCAAAGACATGGTGATGCTGAAGCTACAACGCCCTCTGAGCAAAGAAAACTTGCTGTTAATCCTACTATGGAACACTATCTTCGAGGTATCGTCATGCCATGTTACGATCATATGGGATGAATATTTGTCCATTACCACCTGACATATTGTTGAATTTGTTTATGATAATTTTGTGCTTCTTACCAGGAACTGACTTTTTGAGGTCGTCATCACCAACATCCTTATCATCTCCAGTTGCGAGCCATGATGCCGAAGATGATCACAACCACCATCAAAAGAAATCGGTTCTCACCAAGGTGATAGAGAAAGCTAAGAAACTGAAGCACTCACTCAGCACCAAGAAGAAACATCATGACAATGATAGCCATGAGACCGATACTAGCACCCCTGCATGGAGTGCTAACTTGAATGACAATGAAGTTGAAGAAGAAGATGCTGAATACCTAGGAGCGCCAAGTAATATGCTTGTTCACATTTTCTGAAATAATATGCAACAGTTTCTTTTGTAGTTCTTGAATGCTCCTTGCATTGTTCACCTTTCTAATTGTTGTGTTATTTTCAGTGTACAAATCAGAGACAGCACCTGAAGCATACAGGGAGACCGCAAAGCTACCAAGTCCTGTGCTTTCTGAGAAGCATGTTTTGTCGAGCGGTTACAGTCAGAACTCTGAACATAATAATGAGAAGTCTCCTAGTTCTGACCAGATAGTAGCCGAAAGCGTGATCACAAAGCTTCCCAATGAGATATTCACAGGAATTGTTCTCACGAGGACTCTTAGTTCTAAGGAGACAGCAACTAAGGCTGCAGCCACAAAGCCTCATAGTCCAAAAAAGTCAGTAAGTGCAAGTAATTCCCCTCTCAAGCCTCACAGCAGTCCTAGGCAGACACTAACCGAATCTGAGGCCACAAAGATTCTTAGTCCTAAGAAGACAATAACTGAAACTGTGACTGAGAAGTTGGGAGCAGGCTATGCCACCGTATCTGAGAAGTTGGGAACAGGCTATGCCACCGTATCGGAGAAGTTGGGAACAGGCTATGCCACAGCATCAGAGAAGTTGGGAACAGGTTATGCCACAGCATCAGAGAAGTTGGGAACAGGCTACAACACAGCATCAGAGAAATTAGGAACAGGCTACAATGCAGCATCAGAGAAGTTGGGAACAGTGACCCATACAGCATCAGAGAAGTTAGGAACAGTCAGCCATACAGCGTCAGAGAAGTTAGTAGGACCTGCTTATGCCACAGTATCAGATGCAACACATGCAATTGCGTCGAAGATAGAAAGTCTCACTGTGTCACCCCCATTTCCAACAAACAGAGAGAATGCCACTGCTTCACGCCCGGATCCCTCAAAAATAAAAGGTCTCACTGTCACAGCCCCACCACCTTCACAGAGCATTACAGCTTCTCCACAAGCATTGTCAGCATCAGCAGCCGAGCATAGATCTTTGACACGTGTAGCTCTAGAGTCTCCACAACCTTCATCAGCCCCAGCAGGTCATGGAAAGACTGCCGAGCAAATATGGGACAAGGGGGTTTCTGTAAAGGAGTACTTGATTCATAAGTTTGAGCCCGGGGAAGATGAGAAAGCACTTTCACAAGTGATATCTGATGTGATGAGTCCGAGGAAAGGTCCAGGTGAAGCTGGTGTGGTGGAGAAGGTGAAAGGGGCTATAACTTCATTGCTTCGGAACGATGAATCCCCCAGAGCTACTACTATTTCACAGTCACCATTGTCCTCAACGCAGTCAGCCTTGTGCCCAACACAGTCAGTTGTGTCCCCAATACAGCCGGCCTTGTCTACATCGCCACGCATTCCCATCTCTACCAATGCTTATGAAGGTAACTTCTTGTTCTTTCCTTCATTCAACTATATAGAGTGCAAGAGTGCAAGAGTGCATGCAAGGTGGTTCTTATAAAACTAATGCTCACTTGCTAAATATTTGACATATTAGTGATACTACACTGTCAGTTAATCTGATTCAACAATTTTACTGATAGTTTAACAACAAAATTTCATTTATAGATTCTCTACGTGACACCGAGTGTCAAGCTGTAACTTCTGTTGAGACATGGCTCTGATACCAATGATTCATATGCTAATATTGTCTCATATGCTCCTGCATCAATGATTCATTCTCATAGTCCTTTTTCTATGTGTTGCAGTCGTTGAGGAAGAAAATCGGGGAAGAATACCTCAGGCTAATTGAAAGGTGGAATGAAACTCAGAAACTGTTGATAATTAATCCTCTAGAGTTTAGTACTAGTATATATACATGTATCAGTAGTTAACAAGTAACAAACATCATTTAGAATGTTTGTGTAAGCTTTGTATTTGTGGACATATCCAGCTCCGGAAGTTCAGACATGTAAGTCAGATAACTGAACTGAATTCCTGTGAGCAATCTTTGCTAACTAAATTGTTTTTAATTTTAATTATTAAGGTTATTCGTGATGTCCTGAAAACCTCATATTCTGTAGTCAGCCACAGATACAGTAGACATGGAATAGAGAACTCAGAAGCACTGTTAAGAACCAATTCTTCTTTCTTTGATTTATATGCATAAGATTCACATCTGTGAATTTTTAGGTTCATCTCGCTTGGTATGAGAAAAAGGTAGCAACATCAGTAGCTAATATATTCATGAGAACGAAAACAAAGCACTAAATTCCATGAGCAATGAAGTGTAGTTACAACAAAATTAGGAATATCAGTCTATAATGAAGGACCAAGAAAGCAATATCTTCATTTCTTCATCTCCCACTCCCATCAATCTGTATAAACAGCTTATAGTTGGTATTCGCAGCTACCATCGTCACTCCTAGCTGTTGGGTCGAAGTTTGAGGCTGTTCGATCAGTACATCCTTCAGGAACTGGTACATGAACTTGTTGGGCTGCCTGGCCTGCATCACATAATTCATGGAAAACTTTGATCAGAATCACTACTCTAATTAAGATAAGATATATACGTACTGATAATGATCAATCAGGGAGAAGAGAGTATATTAAAATCGCCCATTGAAGGCTTTAAGGATAAGAGAGTGCTAACCATAGAAATCTCCTCTCTTGATAGAATCCTGGTTTGCATCTCCAAGTGCTGCTTGACTCAAGTAAGTCTCAGCAAGTTGAACTCTCTTGACATTGTCCTGCTCTTGAACAAGCATGTTACCATACCCAAGAAGCTTCTCCAGTGTCATCTTAGGCTGCTCAAAAGTTGGGAGACCTTCTTTTGAGTTCACAAGCTTCTTCCCAATGCCGTCTACTCCAACACCAGATATCCACTTCCTCACTTCATCATCGTAGACTCGAGCTCGAAGGGCACCAAAGAAATCTGCAAGAATTGCATATGACAAGTTATGACGATCCTAGTTCACACACATTTTCATTTTCATGTAAAGTTGATCGATATATATAATATGGCAAACACGCCATGCATTTCTAACATCTTGGTTCATGCTTGTTTCAATGTTTAATCTATGCTTACCAATAGATTGACCAGGGAATGTGTCTACAATCTTAACAACATCCTCCTCAGGAATATTATCAGTCTTGAAGATTCCGATGCAAACACCAATCCTGTCTTCCCTTGTGGGAGCCCAATAAAACTTCTCCATACGACCATCACGGATAAGAGGCGCATACAATGTAGAGAAGTCATTACCAGTGACTATAATCGGCACTCTAGCATTGTCCTCCTTGTTGTACATACCGGGGAGCTGCACATTTGTTGGGTTATCAGCAATGTTCATGAGGGTTGCGTTGACCATCTGGTTATTCACAGTGTACTGTGTGGTTCCACCCATCCTACCAGCACCTGCATCTAGATCGTTGATGAAGAGGGCACACATTTTTCCTTTTCGGATGATGTCTGAAGCCTCACGATATCTTTGTCTGATCAACTTTGCTGGTTCTCCTGCATTCCCACTTTCTAATTCTCCAGCACTCATCATGATGGGGCTGAAATGTAATCATTTTATAATTAATACAAACAAAACTACAAAAGAAACATATCTTATGAAAAAATAATAGCAGCAAATGCAAATAAAACTCACGTAATTCCCATCTTGGCAAACACAAGCTCACACTGGAATGATTTTCCCTGACCTTTTCCTCCCCATATACCAAGAATGAGGGGAATCTATACATGAGAAAATAAATTAATAAATCATCCGAGGTATCAAAAATCGACAATCACAAACAGAATATTGTCGAGAAACTTATGTTTGATAATAATAATAATACTAGAGGCAATAAATGATTTCGCATAAGAAATGACAATTTCTTAATTCTTAGAAGTAACAGCATAAAGTATCCTAATGCATAAATAAATGAGACGCTGTCAAATCAGTTGGGATTTAAAGTATATGCGGATTTAAATTCTTGTATGTAGGATCGTCTCTTACCTTAATGTTAGGCAGGCTCATGAAGTTCTTGGTGATATGAACCACAAGCTTGTCCATGAAAGCTGGAGCTATGTAAAACCCATCCATGTTGTTATCCAAGTTGTACCTGAAACACACAATTCAGCAGCACTCTAATCATGACCACAGCCTCAATTCTCTTCTAACAACACAATTAAGTTTAACATATCAATGGAGAAACTAGCAAGCAATTAGTTCTACATGTTTCCCTGCTTACGTTCGAAGTCCAGTGCTGACGTAATCGTAAGAGCTCATGATGGGATTGTGAGTCCCAGTTCCACTGGGAGCTTGGAACACAGTATCAACCATTCCCTTTCCTCTTGTAATGTCTTGTTGGTCATCAGAAATGTCATAAGCTAGGCCTTTCCACTTGTCTGTTTTCGACTGCTTTGTCTCATCGATTTCTGCTGTGATTCTCAAGTTACCTGCAGATACAGTTTTTTGGTAGGAGAGTCTTGTGTTGTTGACCTTCTTCAAACTGCTGCCCAAGAAAGCTGAGCTTGGGATTGAGCTTCCAGCACCAGAGCTGTTCAAGCTCAACTGCATTAAATATAGACCAACAAACAAGGCAATAATTCAAATATAAAACATCACAAACTTTTCACTTGGTTTCTCTTTTGATCGAGCAAAAACCACTTGAAAAAAATATCAAAACTCTTGTAGTTTAAAGAATCACATAGAAAAATATAATAGAAAAACACTTTTGGGGTATCCCACAGTAGATTAAAAGAAAACAATATGGAAACAGTTGAGATATAAAAATTTGGCGGGAAAGTACGGGTGTTCTGTTAACAGCTCCAACAGTTGAGACTGTGGAAGCCATGGATCAAGGTGGTGTTGATTTCCAAAGAGCTTGTGAGTAATGCAATAAAGCTGAAGATGTTGAAGTGTTGGTGGGATGGATATTAAGAAGAGTAGGAGATTATAAGTGTGGAGTGATTGAAATATCTGTGGTGTGGTTATGAAGTCCCTGAAAGCCACACAAATAGGATTGGCTGAGTGACACATGGCTTTCTCTGAACAAAATAGGATATGCACCACACTTGTAAAACTTGGAAAAACACTATTATTGGAGATCATTTGGAGGCTTTTAGGCTTTGGAATTGATTTTTTGTAGGTATCTATTTAGTCTCCAAACAGATTTTTATTGTGTGGAAAAATATCTAGGGACTTTTAGATTCTGGTCCAGACTGTGTTGGCCTTGGTTTGGATAGAGTTTGTTCCACAGTTTTCACTTGGGTGTCCTGTATTGAATCTAATGAAGAATAGTGAACTCACAGCCACTTATTTCTTTTAGTTGTTATTTTGTTAGCTTTGGATCCATTTGTGAGTGGCCATTAACTCCTTGGTAGTTCTTTGGTAACCAAGTGACCAAGATTGCAGGATTCTAAACACCAAACGAATTAGACGTTTCAGTATCATAAGTTGGAGAGTACAGTTAAATCTAGCACTGGAAAAGAAAAATTAAAAATAAAAACGTCTACTATTTTTCATCTCCATATCACGATGAATTGAGACCTGATTCAGGTGCTCTGTGTGCAGTTAAATTTGCTTTGTGTAAACTGATAGCTCCTTAGAATCTCATTCATTGGTCACTCACCATTCCTTATACTAAAGTGTCATGAAATTGAGTCATATAACGATGTACATAGTTGTGGAACAGATTTACATGATTATGTGAATCTATCTGTCCATATAATAGAAACAAGCATGGCTACAGACTGGTGAATACATGTCAAGTCGGGAAACTTACAATGACAGATTCTGG from Fragaria vesca subsp. vesca linkage group LG3, FraVesHawaii_1.0, whole genome shotgun sequence harbors:
- the LOC101310592 gene encoding pentatricopeptide repeat-containing protein At5g59600-like codes for the protein MTPFTHRAFQSSPDLYTKLIGIYSRDRELNSARLLHAHLITTGLARLTHFASKLIALYSACGQLTQARNLFDGIPKTNIRRWFALIGAYARSGFYQQAMDVFSEMQREGCRPNRIVIPSVLKACGHLSDVGTGEKLHAVVLRHAFEFDAFVSSAIIDMYSKNGRVEKARRVFDMMVDKDSVALNAVVSGFCQRGMADEALVLLEEMQVVGIKANLITWNTLVAGFSQKGDEAMASRLFKLMPVDGIEPDVVSWTSVISGFVKNFQNSKAFHTFKQMLDSGILPTPATISSLLPACAAVTNLRCGKEIHAYALVIGVEADVYVRSALVDMYAKCGFIYEAKTLFCRMSERNTVTWNSMIFGYANHGYCTEAIELFNKMKTEDSMKLDYLTFVAVLTACCHAGMIELGKSLFRLMQEDHGIMPRLEHYACMVDLLGRAGNLTEAYDMIKAMPMEPDLFVWGALLGASRNYGNIELAEVAAKHLSELEPDSAGNNLLLSSLYADAGNWINVARLKKMMKKKKLRKLPGCSWTEAA
- the LOC101296188 gene encoding ribulose bisphosphate carboxylase/oxygenase activase 2, chloroplastic-like isoform 1, with the translated sequence MASTVSTVGAVNRTPLSLNSSGAGSSIPSSAFLGSSLKKVNNTRLSYQKTVSAGNLRITAEIDETKQSKTDKWKGLAYDISDDQQDITRGKGMVDTVFQAPSGTGTHNPIMSSYDYVSTGLRTYNLDNNMDGFYIAPAFMDKLVVHITKNFMSLPNIKIPLILGIWGGKGQGKSFQCELVFAKMGITPIMMSAGELESGNAGEPAKLIRQRYREASDIIRKGKMCALFINDLDAGAGRMGGTTQYTVNNQMVNATLMNIADNPTNVQLPGMYNKEDNARVPIIVTGNDFSTLYAPLIRDGRMEKFYWAPTREDRIGVCIGIFKTDNIPEEDVVKIVDTFPGQSIDFFGALRARVYDDEVRKWISGVGVDGIGKKLVNSKEGLPTFEQPKMTLEKLLGYGNMLVQEQDNVKRVQLAETYLSQAALGDANQDSIKRGDFYGQAAQQVHVPVPEGCTDRTASNFDPTARSDDGSCEYQL
- the LOC101310883 gene encoding uncharacterized protein LOC101310883; the protein is MAQLERPQRHGDAEATTPSEQRKLAVNPTMEHYLRGTDFLRSSSPTSLSSPVASHDAEDDHNHHQKKSVLTKVIEKAKKLKHSLSTKKKHHDNDSHETDTSTPAWSANLNDNEVEEEDAEYLGAPMYKSETAPEAYRETAKLPSPVLSEKHVLSSGYSQNSEHNNEKSPSSDQIVAESVITKLPNEIFTGIVLTRTLSSKETATKAAATKPHSPKKSVSASNSPLKPHSSPRQTLTESEATKILSPKKTITETVTEKLGAGYATVSEKLGTGYATVSEKLGTGYATASEKLGTGYATASEKLGTGYNTASEKLGTGYNAASEKLGTVTHTASEKLGTVSHTASEKLVGPAYATVSDATHAIASKIESLTVSPPFPTNRENATASRPDPSKIKGLTVTAPPPSQSITASPQALSASAAEHRSLTRVALESPQPSSAPAGHGKTAEQIWDKGVSVKEYLIHKFEPGEDEKALSQVISDVMSPRKGPGEAGVVEKVKGAITSLLRNDESPRATTISQSPLSSTQSALCPTQSVVSPIQPALSTSPRIPISTNAYEVVEEENRGRIPQAN
- the LOC101296188 gene encoding ribulose bisphosphate carboxylase/oxygenase activase 2, chloroplastic-like isoform 2, yielding MASTVSTVGAVNRTPLSLNSSGAGSSIPSSAFLGSSLKKVNNTRLSYQKTVSAGNLRITAEIDETKQSKTDKWKGLAYDISDDQQDITRGKGMVDTVFQAPSGTGTHNPIMSSYDYVSTGLRTYNLDNNMDGFYIAPAFMDKLVVHITKNFMSLPNIKIPLILGIWGGKGQGKSFQCELVFAKMGITPIMMSAGELESGNAGEPAKLIRQRYREASDIIRKGKMCALFINDLDAGAGRMGGTTQYTVNNQMVNATLMNIADNPTNVQLPGMYNKEDNARVPIIVTGNDFSTLYAPLIRDGRMEKFYWAPTREDRIGVCIGIFKTDNIPEEDVVKIVDTFPGQSIDFFGALRARVYDDEVRKWISGVGVDGIGKKLVNSKEGLPTFEQPKMTLEKLLGYGNMLVQEQDNVKRVQLAETYLSQAALGDANQDSIKRGDFYG
- the LOC101295696 gene encoding chaperone protein DnaJ-like isoform 2 → MHGFLALLPQPHTLYFFNLSSSRSLLYLQIRPKSSAPNLGYPSKTNLNLVVLSSHSSSFSSFSSKRRRFVTRASRRESPYEVLGVSPSATDVEIKKAYRKLALKYHPDVNKEANAQEKFMRIKHAYSTLLSSKSRGKYDSSYGSDYSYSGSQRSQRKKAPEEEEFYGFEDFFRDIQAEFQNWEESASKQGKPRSLWEELSEIGEEFVEFLEKELNITDPEVEPNNINEGPEKGNPSRNSGTERMGSASKKESTPGASIEENIDEIEATLAQLKKELGL
- the LOC101295696 gene encoding chaperone protein DnaJ-like isoform 1, coding for MHGFLALLPQPHTLYFFNLSSSRSLLYLQIRPKSSAPNLGYPSKTNLNLVVLSSHSSSFSSFSSKRRRFVTRASRRESPYEVLGVSPSATDVEIKKAYRKLALKYHPDVNKEANAQEKFMRIKHAYSTLLSSKSRGKYDSSYGSDYSYSGSQRSQRKKAPEEEEFYGFGNFVRDVQITIEDFFRDIQAEFQNWEESASKQGKPRSLWEELSEIGEEFVEFLEKELNITDPEVEPNNINEGPEKGNPSRNSGTERMGSASKKESTPGASIEENIDEIEATLAQLKKELGL